Proteins from a single region of Kluyveromyces lactis strain NRRL Y-1140 chromosome A complete sequence:
- a CDS encoding fungal specific transcription factor domain-containing protein (weakly similar to uniprot|P39720 Saccharomyces cerevisiae YAL051W OAF1 Oleate-activated transcription factor acts alone and as a heterodimer with Pip2p activates genes involved in beta-oxidation of fatty acids and peroxisome organization and biogenesis) has protein sequence MGTNATLKELEKEVEYWRNLALGIEPEQDPVSNVSTTIRTSVARLSATKDLAKTDGIRLNFYESFPHLVTKGIIREDIGPFAVNYMLFPDPYISIFIKFVFQTPYRKTLNTYLGTPDSYQEFNVSSILKILKLNPSAFEKLNPLKKKKVSAFIEQILAQNQPASENSNSELFLATLNTMTAPRFIEDKCLYGQYSPILLAYIGRIQNDLPSLPNIRLLLDNFYHHIYPIWPCIDIDLFEENLNEVIHMDSHNPERIIVNPGTTNIKMKLVNISILYLILQLSISHWKLRLFDQRAMEQDVQHKYDGDRAWIEGFAELEKKLTSSAAELVSILNIYQSRTEEVISWHMLLWNILAHQPDLCSIFYDSTSEGVIGMMGPLVSDLGLDRDPSQFLEPTGNMRIDPRYKNYRRRLWLCYCLISRFEITVKGRTPQKSTANVQAIPGIMDQKNGWEEYSCLYKKDMLKQNEAELELLGLFYRHLQFMTLFLPYDKLLKDNLNSLTLTEVEQVYEGLERYLEKDVNGTFTHSQKWARHSTIDYSYNLNDVDNVFNMAKQLIARSVRLTICDLLIRFFNSRKVHNSFDMEQSLLYCQKALADNCEGIGYLIKYFALVYNENIRTTGKFFTNRISQILLSRCTLHTTLTILRVDHMLGLSKRRSNQESFLYEDQSAFSRLSGINEQRQQCVRIRMQLFSLLENLCSASSEELRYNYISGFRYALLTDCAMHFLKQNGKRFLMRDILMSNIGTNEDSAGFMETSFHLLSSEEKENILLSANEFVHFDEAGFRLLLDTVNTFCTNSGSPNNRNTMPEQLFGYTATSSNVLINQFSVDLAGLSANFDFVFDGGNLP, from the coding sequence ATGGGCACAAATGCAACGttgaaggaattggaaaaggAAGTAGAATATTGGAGGAATCTTGCTCTTGGCATAGAGCCTGAGCAGGATCCCGTCAGCAATGTATCCACGACTATTCGGACATCTGTTGCTAGGCTTTCGGCGACAAAGGATCTAGCTAAGACCGATGGTATACGGCTAAATTTTTATGAGTCGTTTCCTCATCTCGTCACGAAGGGTATTATTAGAGAAGATATTGGTCCATTCGCTGTCAACTATATGCTTTTTCCTGATCcatatatttcaatattcatcaaatttgTTTTCCAAACTCCGTATCGTAAGACGCTGAACACTTATTTGGGGACTCCCGATTCTTATCAGGAATTTAATGTGTCATCTATACTCAAAATTCTTAAATTGAACCCATCTGCATTCGAGAAATTGAACcctttgaagaagaagaaagtgaGTGCTTTCATCGAACAAATACTTGCTCAAAATCAGCCAGCCTCAGAAAATTCCAACAGCGAGTTGTTTTTAGCAACTTTGAACACGATGACTGCTCCTAGATTTATTGAGGATAAATGTCTCTATGGACAATACTCTCCGATACTACTGGCTTATATTGGAAGAATACAGAATGATTTGCCTTCTTTACCCAATATTAGACTACTTTTGGATAACTTCTACCACCACATTTACCCGATATGGCCATGTATCGATATCgatctctttgaagaaaatcttAACGAAGTGATCCACATGGATTCACATAATCCAGAGCGGATAATAGTGAATCCCGGTACCACtaatatcaaaatgaagTTAGTGAACATCTCTATTCTTTATCTAATACTTCAACTATCCATATCACATTGGAAACTACGGCTTTTCGATCAAAGGGCTATGGAACAGGATGTTCAACATAAATACGATGGCGACAGGGCTTGGATCGAAGGGTTTGCAGAACTGGAGAAAAAATTAACATCTTCTGCCGCTGAATTAGTGTCGATATTGAACATCTATCAGTCAAGAACTGAAGAAGTTATTTCTTGGCACATGCTGCTTTGGAACATCCTTGCTCATCAACCTGACCTATGTAGTATATTCTACGATTCAACATCCGAAGGTGTTATTGGCATGATGGGACCTTTGGTTTCTGATCTGGGTCTTGATAGGGATCCATCACAATTTCTTGAACCGACTGGAAACATGAGAATTGATCCTAGGTATAAAAATTATAGAAGACGATTATGGTTATGTTATTGTCTAATAtcaagatttgaaattacaGTCAAGGGTAGAACACCTCAGAAATCCACTGCAAATGTACAGGCTATTCCTGGAATTATGGACCAAAAAAATGGCTGGGAAGAATATTCTTGTCTATATAAGAAGGACATGCTTAAACAAAATGAGGCAGAACTTGAACTCCTTGGCTTGTTTTACAGACACTTACAATTTATGACTTTATTTTTACCATACGACAAGCTTCTCAAAGATAACCTTAATAGTTTAACACTCACGGAAGTCGAACAGGTTTATGAGGGATTAGAGAGATACCTAGAGAAAGATGTCAACGGTACATTTACCCATTCACAAAAATGGGCTCGTCATTCGACGATAGATTACTCATATAATCTCAATGATGTTGACAACGTCTTCAATATGGCTAAACAGCTCATTGCAAGGAGTGTCAGATTGACAATTTGCGATCTATTGATTCGATTTTTCAACTCACGAAAAGTACACAACTCTTTTGATATGGAACAAAGTCTTCTTTATTGCCAGAAAGCACTTGCTGACAATTGTGAAGGAATTGGTTATCTCATTAAATATTTTGCGCTAGTTTACAACGAGAATATCCGTACGACAGGTAAGTTCTTTACAAATAGGATTTCACAAATACTTTTATCCAGATGTACGTTGCACACAACTCTAACGATTTTACGAGTAGATCACATGTTAGGGCTCTCTAAGCGTCGTTCTAACCAGGAATCATTTCTATATGAGGATCAAAGTGCATTCTCAAGATTAAGTGGGATAAATGAGCAGAGGCAGCAGTGTGTCAGAATTCGGATGCAACTATTCTCATTGTTGGAGAACCTATGCTCAGCTTCCTCAGAAGAATTAAGGTACAATTATATATCCGGTTTCAGGTACGCTTTACTTACAGACTGTGCTATGCATTTCCTCAAACAGAACGGGAAACGATTCTTAATGAGAGATATATTAATGTCAAACATAGGAACAAATGAAGATTCTGCAGGGTTCATGGAAACAAGTTTTCATCTTTTAAGCTCggaagagaaagaaaatattcttctttcagCAAATGAATTTGTACACTTTGACGAAGCTGGGTTTCGATTACTTCTTGACACTGTTAACACCTTCTGCACAAACAGTGGCAGCCCTAATAATAGGAATACGATGCCCGAACAACTCTTCGGGTATACAGCCACATCATCGAATGTGCTCATAAATCAATTTAGCGTTGATCTAGCCGGGCTTTCAGCCAATTTCGATTTTGTGTTCGATGGTGGCAATCTACCGTAa
- the AIM2 gene encoding protein AIM2 (similar to uniprot|P39721 Saccharomyces cerevisiae YAL049C), producing MASNPPGKCCAQGFYHEGTPAGTTTSLYGFETYVAGPESLKNEHVLVIVTDIYGIKVNNVLLIADQLAAAGFRVYVPDFLFNDEVVALDGSFDFKSWLERHSAEKTHGLVQDFLTKLKEDTNPKKIGVIGHCFGAKYALLQINEKVGLADAAALAHPSFVEIEEVEAVGKKPVLISAAETDNIFPEELRYKTEEALKKQGSYYQINVFGGVSHGFAVRGDLSIPAVRYAQDKTIEDQISFFKFFFNCI from the coding sequence atggCTTCCAATCCTCCAGGTAAGTGCTGCGCTCAAGGTTTTTATCATGAAGGTACCCCAGCTGGTACCACTACTAGTCTTTATGGGTTCGAGACCTATGTGGCTGGGCCCGAATCCTTGAAGAATGAACATGTTTTGGTCATTGTAACAGATATTTACGGTATTAAGGTTAACAACGTTTTGCTAATCGCTGATCAATTGGCTGCAGCTGGGTTCAGAGTCTATGTACCagattttttgtttaacGATGAAGTCGTAGCTTTGGACGGCTCTTTCGATTTCAAGTCTTGGCTAGAAAGGCACAGCGCCGAAAAGACCCACGGTCTAGTCCAAGATTTCTTGACCAAGTTGAAGGAGGACACTAACCCAAAGAAGATTGGTGTTATCGGTCACTGTTTCGGTGCCAAATACGCTTTATTacaaatcaatgaaaaagTCGGTTTGGCTGATGCAGCTGCCCTTGCTCACCCATCATTCGTTGAGATCGAAGAAGTGGAAGCAGTTGGTAAAAAGCCAGTGCTGATTTCTGCAGCTGAAACTGATAACATCTTCCCTGAAGAATTAAGATATAAGACCGAAGAAGCTTTAAAAAAACAAGGCAGCTACTACCAAATCAATGTATTTGGCGGTGTTTCCCATGGGTTTGCTGTCAGAGGTGACTTAAGCATTCCAGCAGTGAGATATGCTCAAGACAAAACCATCGAAGACCAaatttcattcttcaaattcttcttcaattgcatCTGA
- the FLC2 gene encoding flavin adenine dinucleotide transporter FLC2 (similar to uniprot|P39719 Saccharomyces cerevisiae YAL053W Protein of unknown function green fluorescent protein (GFP)-fusion protein localizes to the cytoplasm in a punctate pattern): MRAFSLLVGFLTTLVILPFTNGLKHIKTSSLLTCMEDSQFSASFFEVTFFPDNKTAVFDIDATTTISENVTAKIELIIYGLNVLNEEFNLCDLDQASMCPLSAGRIEVKSTYSLDEDNDMVGNIPGVAYTVPDIDAQVRVIVYSTNDTSFEEPLACVQAALSNGKTVQTKYAAWPIAAISGLGVITSAIVSVIGHSTTAAHIASNSISLFVYFQNLAITSMMGVARVPPIAAAWTQNFQWSMGMIKVGFMQNIFDWYVTATGGTPVVVVANKDILSISVQKRGFTTQFNDFAKRSLDSLTTGLYKRISADDGYDFTKLLSESDLYTSDERNIDDISSKVIVFTGIKRVAYLAGIELSNVFLTGIVFTLFFVFCMVIGMAVFKAVIELLMRAGYMKQTSKFYEYRRSWASIIKGTLFRICIIAFPQVSILSIWEFTQIDSVAVVIAAVVILIVVSGLLLYGVVRVIIRGRESTRLYKTPAYMLYGDAPFLNRFGFLYVQFKAEMYWWLMPLLAYMFFRSLFVAVLQEHGKPQAMIIFVIELAYFIALCWLRPYLDKRTNAFNIVIHAVNLFNSILFLFFSNLFRQPTVVSSVMAVILFVVNAIFALFLMIFTIVTCVLALVHKNPDARYQPMKDDRVSFIPKVQTKGETGELFDLGRAAMHTNEPPLKDEFEMKQSNNSARLLFDEDIDDSNTTYDTSSRIRRFDSSSGNEPLQPSSAVMGDNTTSYNRVPTAPSTTNLRKPENSFSANTQYQGFSGSNPYLNENPSYNSFTRQTNNKSDNVPYL; this comes from the coding sequence ATGCGGGCCTTTTCTCTGCTTGTCGGATTTCTCACGACATTGGTGATTTTACCGTTCACCAATGGTCTCAAACACATCAAGACGTCCTCGCTTCTCACTTGCATGGAAGACTCGCAATTTTCTGCGTCGTTCTTCGAAGTCACTTTCTTCCCCGATAATAAGACCGCTGTGTTTGATATCGATGCTACTACCACCATTAGCGAAAATGTCACTGCCAAGATCGAATTAATCATTTATGGGCTAAACGTCCTCAACGAAGAGTTCAACTTATGTGATTTGGACCAAGCCTCCATGTGTCCTCTAAGTGCAGGTAGAATCGAGGTAAAATCCACGTATTCTTTGGATGAGGATAACGACATGGTTGGTAACATTCCAGGGGTCGCGTACACAGTTCCTGATATCGACGCACAAGTGCGTGTCATCGTTTACTCAACAAACGATACAAGTTTCGAAGAGCCACTAGCGTGTGTGCAAGCTGCTCTGTCCAATGGTAAGACCGTTCAGACCAAATATGCTGCTTGGCCTATCGCTGCGATTTCAGGATTGGGTGTTATCACGTCAGCTATCGTTTCAGTTATTGGACATTCCACCACAGCTGCTCATATTGCTTCTAACTCCATCTCATTGTTTGTGTACTTCCAAAATTTGGCTATCACTTCGATGATGGGTGTGGCGCGTGTCCCACCTATCGCTGCCGCTTGGACCCAAAATTTCCAATGGTCCATGGGTATGATTAAAGTGGGGTTCATGCAAAATATATTCGATTGGTATGTTACTGCTACTGGCGGTACCCCTGTTGTGGTCGTAGCAAACAAAGATATTCTATCCATCTCAGTGCAGAAAAGAGGATTTACAACGCAGTTTAACGATTTTGCGAAAAGATCATTAGACAGTTTAACCACTGGTCTTTACAAAAGAATATCTGCTGATGATGGGTACGATTTCACTAAGTTGCTTTCCGAAAGTGATTTATACACTTCGGATGAGAGAAACATTGATGACATTTCTTCTAAAGTTATTGTCTTTACTGGTATTAAGCGTGTCGCGTACTTGGCCGGCATTGAATTGAGTAATGTCTTTTTGACAGGTATCGTCTTCactcttttctttgtcttctGTATGGTTATCGGTATGGCAGTCTTCAAAGCTGTCATCGAATTGCTAATGAGAGCAGGATACATGAAACAGACTTCAAAATTTTACGAATATAGAAGATCCTGGGCCAGTATTATCAAAGGTACCTTGTTCAGAATCTGCATCATTGCCTTCCCACAGGTTTCCATTCTATCCATATGGGAATTCACTCAAATTGATTCCGTCGCTGTGGTTATTGCCGCTGTCGTCATACTTATTGTTGTCTCAGGATTACTATTGTATGGCGTCGTGAGGGTGATCATAAGAGGGAGAGAATCTACACGTTTATACAAAACCCCAGCATACATGCTCTATGGTGATGCTCCGTTCTTGAATAGATTCGGTTTCTTGTACGTTCAATTCAAGGCTGAAATGTACTGGTGGTTGATGCCATTATTAGCATACATGTTCTTCAGATCTTTGTTTGTTGCCGTACTTCAAGAACACGGGAAACCTCAAGCAATGATCATTTTCGTTATAGAATTGGCATATTTCATTGCATTATGTTGGTTAAGACCTTACTTGGATAAACGTACCAATGCGTTCAATATCGTGATTCATGCGGTCAACTTGTTCAATTCTATCttatttttattcttctcGAACTTGTTCAGACAACCTACTGTGGTTTCCAGTGTTATGGCAGTCATACTATTTGTCGTGAACGCTATTTTTGCACTATTCCTCATGATCTTCACTATTGTTACGTGTGTGTTGGCCTTGGTTCACAAGAACCCAGATGCTCGTTACCAACCAATGAAGGATGATCGTGTTTCTTTCATTCCAAAGGTTCAAACAAAGGGTGAAACAGGAGAATTGTTCGATTTGGGTAGAGCTGCTATGCACACTAACGAACCACCTTTAAAAGacgaatttgaaatgaaacaaTCAAATAATTCTGCAAGATTATtgtttgatgaagatatcgaCGACTCTAATACCACATACGATACTTCATCTCGTATTAGAAGATTTGACTCTTCGAGCGGAAACGAACCATTGCAGCCAAGTTCTGCCGTCATGGGGGACAATACCACGAGTTATAACCGTGTTCCAACAGCTCCAAGCACTACAAATTTAAGGAAACCGGAAAACTCCTTCTCTGCTAACACACAATATCAAGGTTTCTCTGGTAGCAACCCATATTTGAACGAAAACCCAAGCTACAACAGTTTTACCAGACAAACGAATAATAAATCTGACAATGTACCGTATTTGTAA
- a CDS encoding uncharacterized protein (weakly similar to uniprot|P39720 Saccharomyces cerevisiae YAL051W OAF1 Oleate-activated transcription factor acts alone and as a heterodimer with Pip2p activates genes involved in beta-oxidation of fatty acids and peroxisome organization and biogenesis), with translation METNQEANLKAKKRYKLSFVCQLCRKSKTKCDRKKPSCARCQRLNKPCIYDLEYQPLPRKPNKDAALARLQKELEYWKYFANARLSEMKKMDSTGSEALSETSSDYLPKHKINLSAFKPQLVYQEFRFMELKVFTNMSQIKHDCFLSTFLGTFFASASKEELLHNVSPYLSYHANNDNSKYIDRVLHLRQNLLMRFTTEAQSNRIQDFTDRLLTGREVLVNYRTAFFVTMLRNVFFQGKFEDSKKQEDPCPPLLERLVSEANILLPKKDALLLYKSYFYRRLYHIYPYFDIGMFEETLDKILVDDSERPDRMIFDIGIENFRYKLTNIALLMLVLKISYGALQAVIDTDYNAEICDSDFIKQNPVVDQCIVFAEICLAKMCIFSGTNEVQISCMLFIWNFFCVGNGDDDSVFGRATDIVTEMVFTLAMNNGLGRDATQYQQYQMHPSVQIELQNLRRKLSLNVISTSVFSGILTGNFPTNIWSNAKNFLNLNGGRDEFMGLVKRSMKEIDPFELKIHNVLFKTYKILVLLMDLEDLVKKGSPGMDLIRIDFITNAITEALNLNFSMDFDFIGGPKSYKVELSNGKILECDVIDSYHNVQTQIIVRNLMIHLNKTLFLYFEDLCVKGNMDNLIYYKKYLIESTRHTLELAKLSILILEGDFDRVLTDGFNMEKCKMSTEIVFPTILYSLLAFGIRLAHAELSLTETIETFDASIIDVSALQNRLKLLTNLRKNTLYAIGRLADAMSASFQYKNFCTFRSLLFIDAVIKLDMSRGLMDMMFYALNPQNGVFDKLNSEMKELLTHTLGVNHEKLREELDNLERAQFLSIVDEKFLLEIQSMMQALRFSYVDISNEADPEILPMTRPPSMPHGVSVLNDYFKQP, from the coding sequence ATGGAAACCAATCAAGAGGCGAACCTAAAGGCCAAAAAAAGGTATAAGCTATCGTTCGTTTGCCAGTTATGCCGAAAGAGTAAAACTAAATGTGATAGGAAGAAGCCTAGTTGCGCCAGATGTCAGCGGCTAAACAAACCCTGCATTTATGATTTGGAATACCAGCCTTTGCCCAGGAAACCGAACAAGGATGCAGCCTTGGCTCGACTACAGAAAGAGCTCGAATATTGGAAATATTTCGCTAATGCTAGATTAAGtgagatgaaaaaaatggacAGCACGGGGTCAGAAGCACTATCAGAAACAAGTTCAGATTATTTACCCAAACATAAGATCAACTTATCAGCTTTTAAACCTCAGCTTGTCTACCAAGAATTTCGATTTATGGAGTTGAAAGTATTCACCAATATGTCGCAGATCAAACACGATTGTTTTCTATCGACATTTCTAGGTACATTCTTTGCCTCTGCTTCAAAAGAGGAACTGCTGCACAATGTTTCGCCTTATTTGTCGTACCATGCTAATAATGACAATTCTAAATACATTGACAGAGTTCTTCATTTACGACAAAACTTACTAATGAGATTCACCACTGAAGCACAATCCAATCGTATTCAAGATTTCACGGATAGACTATTAACAGGAAGGGAAGTACTTGTTAACTACCGCACGGCATTTTTTGTTACCATGTTGAGGAATGTCTTCTTCCAGGGTAAGTTTGAAGATTCCAAAAAGCAAGAGGACCCGTGCCCGCCGTTATTAGAAAGACTAGTTTCCGAGGCAAATATTTTAttaccaaagaaagatgCCTTATTGTTGTACAAGTCATACTTTTACAGAAGGCTTTACCACATTTATCCatattttgatattggAATGTTCGAAGAAACGTTGGATAAAATATTAGTAGATGATTCCGAGAGACCAGACCGCATGATTTTCGACATTGGAATAGAGAACTTTAGGTACAAGCTTACAAATATTGCACTTTTAATGCTAGTGTTGAAGATCTCGTATGGTGCGTTACAGGCCGTAATAGACACTGATTATAATGCCGAGATTTGTGATTctgatttcatcaaacaaaatcCCGTAGTAGATCAATGTATTGTATTTGCCGAAATATGCTTGGCTAAAATGTGCATTTTCAGTGGTACAAACGAAGTACAAATTTCATGTATGCTTTtcatttggaattttttttgtgtcGGcaatggtgatgatgacaGTGTCTTCGGAAGGGCGACTGATATAGTCACTGAGATGGTATTTACTTTGGCCATGAATAATGGCCTTGGACGTGACGCAACTCAATATCAGCAGTACCAAATGCATCCATCCGTACAGATTGAATTACAGAATCTGCGGAGAAAGCTAAGCTTGAATGTTATTTCGACCAGCGTGTTCTCTGGTATCTTAACTGGTAATTTCCCTACCAACATTTGGAGCAATGCCAAGAACTTCCTTAATCTTAATGGAGGCAGGGATGAGTTCATGGGATTGGTGAAAAGAAGCATGAAAGAAATCGACCCATTTGAGTTGAAGATTCATAACGTTCTATTCAAAACTTATAAAATATTGGTACTTTTAATGGATCTAGAAGACTTGGTGAAAAAGGGCTCTCCTGGGATGGACTTGATACGTATAGATTTTATTACGAATGCTATAACTGAGGCCTTGAATTTAAACTTTTCCATGgattttgatttcatcgGAGGTCCAAAATCGTACAAAGTAGAGTTATCAAACGGAAAAATTTTGGAGTGTGATGTGATAGATTCGTACCATAACGTTCAAACCCAAATTATTGTAAGAAACTTAATGATTCATTTGAACAAAACTTTGTTCTTATACTTCGAAGACTTATGCGTGAAAGGTAATATGGataatttgatatattacAAAAAATATTTAATAGAATCAACAAGACACACATTAGAGCTAGCAAAGTTATCAATACTCATCCTTGAAGGTGATTTCGACCGAGTGTTGACAGATGGTTTCAATATGGAAAAGTGCAAGATGAGTACTGAAATTGTCTTCCCCACAATATTGTACTCTTTGCTTGCATTTGGTATTAGGCTTGCGCATGCAGAGTTAAGTTTAACTGAAACGATAGAAACGTTTGATGCAAGTATTATTGACGTGTCTGCGTTACAGAATAGGTTAAAACTACTCACCAATTTACGGAAAAATACGCTTTATGCTATAGGAAGACTCGCGGACGCTATGAGCGCTTCATTCCAATACAAGAATTTCTGCACGTTCAGATCTTTACTTTTCATAGACGCAGTGATAAAATTGGACATGTCAAGAGGACTCATGGACATGATGTTCTACGCGTTAAACCCTCAAAACGGCGTCTTTGACAAGCTGAATTCCGAAATGAAAGAGTTACTTACCCATACTTTGGGTGTAAACCACGAAAAATTGCGCGAGGAGCTAGACAATTTGGAAAGAGCTCAGTTCTTATCTATTGTAGATGAAAAATTCTTACTCGAAATTCAATCCATGATGCAGGCTCTTCGATTCTCTTACGTCGACATCAGCAATGAAGCGGACCCGGAGATATTACCAATGACAAGACCACCTTCCATGCCGCATGGTGTTTCTGTGCTTAACGACTATTTCAAACAACCTTAA